The genomic window TGATCGTCTACCTGGCCGCGCGCCAGCTGACCGCAGCCGTCGGCCTCACCAGCCTCGGCGGGCATCCGCAAATGGTGCGACCGCTGCTCGCGCCGATGGCCGAAGGTGCAGCCGAAGCCCGTTTCGGTGCGCTGCCCGACCGCGTCCGCCACAAGTTGCGAGCCTTCTCGGCGGCGACGGACAACGTTGGCCTGTTCTTCGGCGAAGACATCTTCGTGGCCTTTGGCGCCATCGTGCTGATGACCACCATCCTGCGCGAATTGGGCATCGAAATCGAGCCGATTCATGTGGCGTTGTGGGGCATCCCGACCGCCATTTGCGCCTTCGTGATCCACGCCTGGCGCCTGCGGCGGCTCGACAAGTGGCTGAACAAGGAGATGAGTGGGCAGACGCCATCGGACGTCGACCCTGACAACGTCACGGCCAGTCTCGCGGACACTGCCACTGCCACTGCCACTGCCGCGGTGAAGGGAGCCTGATCATGACGCTCACCATCACCCACCTCTACGACCTCGTCGGCATCATCCTGGCCATCACGGCCGTGATGACGCTGATGGACAAGCATCATTCCAAGCGCTACTCCAGCGCGTTCTTCTGGG from Variovorax sp. PAMC28562 includes these protein-coding regions:
- a CDS encoding DUF969 domain-containing protein, whose translation is MPTAINLWPLLGVAVIIVGFILRFNPMLVVIVTAIVTAFAANFPVDKILATIGTGFIKTRNLPLIILLPLAVIGLLERHGLRQHAQRWISGIKSATAGRLLIVYLAARQLTAAVGLTSLGGHPQMVRPLLAPMAEGAAEARFGALPDRVRHKLRAFSAATDNVGLFFGEDIFVAFGAIVLMTTILRELGIEIEPIHVALWGIPTAICAFVIHAWRLRRLDKWLNKEMSGQTPSDVDPDNVTASLADTATATATAAVKGA